The proteins below are encoded in one region of Mya arenaria isolate MELC-2E11 chromosome 15, ASM2691426v1:
- the LOC128220659 gene encoding cholecystokinin receptor type A-like, translated as MFVSLTLTVCMLSVFSVCGIIGNVLVLGIYRHRRNTTARFFIITLAIADICSCLILIPLTIVTESLFYQLQYDAVCKMYNFLLVCNVQFSVFLMVIISIDRYFCICHPFKNVINTFRAKGIVICLLAVTSVFGIFDSWSYSIVDIKASPEPPTSFSLLKKYNNTTSSSQTPSLLNISSYQIEQGGNVTVSSRSERKGDSFCMPNLDNMEYYRSVRYTYASSYLISAVTVLVFYGLIFRFIHNHRSRNKKILQPAYILESDASATAIQDIHITNDNTISIAARTPRDTDRNQTSNIRTAAMLFASSIVFITTFLPAWLMALDAIEFNVIIFYMYFISHASNPFIYVFMSRSFRRELNQTLKLPFWKR; from the exons atgtttgtaagtCTAACTCTCACAGTATGTATGCTTTCGGTGTTTTCTGTATGTGGAATAATTGGGAATGTCCTTGTACTTGGAATTTATCGACACAGACGAAATACAACGGCTAGGTTCTTTATCATCACACTTGCAATAGCAGACATATgttcttgtttaattttaataccgTTGACAATTGTTACCGAATCgcttttttatcaattacaaTACGATGCTGTGTGCAAGATGTACAACTTCTTGCTTGTATGCAATGTGCAATTTTCCGTGTTTTTGATGGTGATCATTTCGATTGACAGGTACTTTTGCATATGCCATCCTTTTAAAAATGTGATCAACACATTTCGAGCAAAGGGCATAGTGATTTGCCTGTTAGCTGTTACATCTGTATTTGGAATTTTCGATTCATGGAGTTACTCGATTGTTGACATTAAAGCGTCTCcagaaccaccaacatcattttcattgttgaagaaatataacaacacGACAAGTTCATCGCAAACACCATCGTTGTTGAATATTTCGTCGTACCAAATCGAGCAAGGGGGCAACGTTACAGTATCAAGCAGAAGCGAGAGGAAGGGAGACAGTTTCTGCATGCCTAATCTTGACAACATGGAGTATTACAGATCAGTGAGATATACGTATGCAAGTTCGTACCTAATATCAGCTGTTACGGTGCTTGTGTTCTATGGACTGATATTCCGTTTTATACACAATCATAGATctcgaaataaaaaaatattacagcCAGCTTACATCCTTGAAAGc GATGCAAGTGCTACAGCGATTCAGGACATTCATATAACGAATGATAACACTATCAGCATAGCTGCACGTACGCCAAGAGATACGGATAGAAACCAAACCTCCAATATTAGAACAGCCGCAATGTTGTTCGCTTCTTctattgttttcattacaaCTTTTCTTCCAGCGTGGCTCATGGCATTAGATGCAATTgaatttaatgttataatattttatatgtacttcATCAGCCATGCATCTAATCCATTTATTTATGTGTTCATGAGTAGATCCTTTAGGCGTGAATTGAACCAAACTTTAAAATTACCCTTCTGGAAGAGGTAA